CCTCCGGATGGCGGATGTTGGCCGGAATCACCATCCGGCCCCGGGCCACCTCGGCGCGAACCAATTCCGGGTCCAAACCCTCCTCCCGGGCCACATGTTCCATTTCCGGCGTGATTTGACCTTGCCGGGCGTAATGCATCTGGGTAACGTTCCCGGTGCGGTTTTGGATCCAGTCGGAGCGAAATGCGCTCATGCGAACTCCTCGGCGTGTTTGATGTCCAATTAAAGAGACGACGCAGCGACGACACTTGCAAAATGAAAAAGCCCAAGGCCGCGCAAGTCCCAATTGTGCTAACCCCGTCCGCCAATCACAAGGAGTTTTCCATGAGTCGGCTTGAATCCCACTTCGGCACGCGCATCCCATGGAGTTCGGACCGCTCCAAACCGGTTCCCCACCACTTCGGCGATCCGACCGCCGAAAGCCGTTCCCTGCTCACGGATGTGGCGCTGGTGGACCTGACCCATCACGAAACCGTGGCCATCTCCGGCGAAAACGTGAACGACTTTCTGGGGGGATTGATCACCAATCAGGTCAAAAAAGTCACCCCGCAAAAAAGCGTCTACGCCGCCCATCTCACGCCCCAGGGACGTTTTTTGTGGGACTTCACCCTGCTGCGCGACGCCGACCGCCTGCTGCTGATCACCGAACCCGGAGCCGCCACCCCTCTGGCCCAACGGTTGAGCCCCTTCATTCTGCGGGCCAAGATCCGCATCGAGGTGGATGCCACCCTGGCCATGCTCGGCATCGCCGGTCCGGAGTCCTCCCAGGTGTTGCAGGGCATTTTTCCCGAATTCCCCGTACGCGACGCCCCCCTGGGTGAAACCCTCTCCCCGGAATCCGGCATCCGCCTGTGGCGGGATCCCCGTCACGCCGGTTTCGGCTGGCGTCTGCTGGTTCCGGCCTCCGACGTGAGCGCCTGGTGGGAACGGCTGGTCAAACGCATTCCACCCGCCGGATTCGCCGCCTGGGAAGAGTATCGCATCCGTCTGGCCCTGCCCCGGGGTGGCAACGAATTCATCCCCGAAGTCAGTCTGCCCCTGGAAAGCGGTCTGCTGGAGATGAACGGGGTCGATTTTGCCAAAGGGTGCTACGTGGGACAAGAGACAACGGCACGCACCCATCATCGCGGCACCTTGAAAAAACGGGTCTATTCCCTCATGCTGTCCGCCGGTGAAATCGTGGCGCCGGGAACCCCGATTCTCCTGCCCAGCGGCAAGGAGACCGGTGTACTCACCAGTGTCACGCCGGGCACCGGGGAACGGGTCGGTTTGGGGATCCTCCACCCGAGCGACGTGGAACGGGATCGGACGTTCACCGCAGGCCCGCTCCAGGTCACGGCACACAAACCCGATTGGGCCACCTGGGCATGATCCCGGTCTTTTGTGCGGGTCGATGGCGCCAGACAACTCCGTTCATTTAGGAAGCTCGTTTCATGACCACCCAAATCGATGCCCCCTCGACCCTGACGCCTCTGCCGCCCCTGCGCATCGGCGAGTACACCATTCCGGTACCCATTCTTCAGGGCGGCATGGGAGTACGGGTTTCGGCCCACCGCTTGGCCGCCGCTGTGGCCAACGAAGGCGGAGTCGGCATCATCGCCGCCGTGGCCCTCTCCCT
Above is a genomic segment from Magnetococcales bacterium containing:
- a CDS encoding folate-binding protein YgfZ — protein: MSRLESHFGTRIPWSSDRSKPVPHHFGDPTAESRSLLTDVALVDLTHHETVAISGENVNDFLGGLITNQVKKVTPQKSVYAAHLTPQGRFLWDFTLLRDADRLLLITEPGAATPLAQRLSPFILRAKIRIEVDATLAMLGIAGPESSQVLQGIFPEFPVRDAPLGETLSPESGIRLWRDPRHAGFGWRLLVPASDVSAWWERLVKRIPPAGFAAWEEYRIRLALPRGGNEFIPEVSLPLESGLLEMNGVDFAKGCYVGQETTARTHHRGTLKKRVYSLMLSAGEIVAPGTPILLPSGKETGVLTSVTPGTGERVGLGILHPSDVERDRTFTAGPLQVTAHKPDWATWA